From a single Bacillus sp. NEB1478 genomic region:
- a CDS encoding MFS transporter: MLAKDKLNFHPLAWGVIFGTFLSRAGFFMSLPFLGIYLYEVKEIDPATTGAILSVSFIVSTFISFFGGALSDRLGRMTVMFGSMLLWALVFIGFALADQVITFFLLNALNGMCRSVFEPSARALLTDVTPEERRMSVFNARYYAINLGGAIGPLVGLSLGASKNPLPFLISAGVYFVYTVIILYWLIRYKPNEDQKKEINHVSIKESIIIIVKDKVFRYFLIGNMFVTGAYAHLDTTLSQYLGTDDVTAYSMLFISNTLFILIFQYPIIKVMKKYSYLTALKAGCILFGLGLFGFGLSKSIPLLLLSMFLFTAGEILCFIIGDVLISDIAPDNMRGAYFGAAGLQFIGQGGCAWLGGFLLSWLGFGEGIFIFSILGGLAVLAFPFFKKGERLFLQRKKRVNEEIGEYSVS; encoded by the coding sequence ATGTTGGCAAAAGATAAGTTGAATTTCCATCCGCTTGCGTGGGGAGTTATTTTCGGGACGTTTCTGTCACGTGCCGGTTTCTTTATGAGCTTGCCGTTTCTCGGAATTTATCTGTACGAGGTGAAAGAAATCGATCCTGCAACAACGGGTGCCATTCTGTCTGTCAGTTTTATTGTCAGTACGTTCATAAGCTTTTTTGGTGGAGCGCTTTCTGACAGACTTGGAAGAATGACGGTCATGTTCGGATCGATGCTGCTGTGGGCTTTGGTTTTTATTGGTTTCGCCTTGGCAGATCAGGTCATCACTTTCTTTTTATTAAATGCGTTAAACGGGATGTGCCGATCTGTTTTTGAACCATCGGCCCGTGCATTGCTTACAGATGTAACGCCAGAGGAAAGACGAATGTCTGTTTTTAATGCACGTTATTATGCCATTAACTTAGGTGGAGCTATCGGCCCTTTAGTCGGTCTTTCATTAGGGGCTTCAAAAAATCCGCTTCCGTTCTTAATTAGTGCCGGGGTCTATTTTGTGTACACGGTCATTATTCTTTACTGGCTTATCCGCTACAAACCAAACGAGGACCAGAAGAAGGAAATTAATCATGTCTCCATAAAAGAAAGCATCATTATCATCGTAAAAGACAAAGTTTTTCGGTATTTTCTAATCGGTAATATGTTTGTTACGGGAGCCTACGCTCATCTGGATACAACGCTTTCTCAATATTTAGGGACGGATGATGTTACTGCGTATTCGATGCTGTTCATATCAAATACCTTATTTATCTTGATTTTTCAGTATCCGATCATAAAAGTGATGAAAAAGTACAGTTATCTTACGGCATTAAAAGCAGGATGTATCCTTTTTGGACTGGGATTGTTCGGATTTGGTCTATCCAAATCTATCCCACTTTTATTATTGTCCATGTTTCTTTTTACTGCGGGAGAAATTTTGTGCTTCATTATTGGAGATGTGCTGATCAGTGATATTGCTCCCGACAATATGCGGGGTGCTTATTTTGGAGCTGCCGGATTGCAGTTTATCGGCCAAGGCGGTTGTGCGTGGCTTGGGGGTTTTTTGCTTAGCTGGCTTGGATTTGGAGAGGGGATTTTTATTTTTAGTATATTAGGCGGTCTGGCAGTCTTAGCATTTCCGTTTTTCAAAAAAGGCGAACGACTATTTTTGCAAAGAAAGAAAAGGGTAAATGAGGAAATCGGTGAATATTCTGTAAGTTAA
- a CDS encoding bifunctional 4-hydroxy-2-oxoglutarate aldolase/2-dehydro-3-deoxy-phosphogluconate aldolase: MTKLAFKELEENKQREILKGTQLIAVLRAPSVEEAIEKGKTLVEAGIRCLELTFTIPEAEKVIRHFAEHENLIVGAGTVLNVRQAQSAVDAGAAFIISPGYVEELVKFSKEKDILYIPGVMTPTEVVRAYNHGLTLLKLFPSNLFGSSYLKGLRDPFPDVDFIPTGGISAENAREWLDAGAFAIGIGGGLTKGTPEEIKNTVFRLKKAIG; the protein is encoded by the coding sequence ATGACAAAACTTGCTTTTAAAGAGCTGGAAGAGAACAAACAACGAGAGATTTTAAAAGGTACCCAACTGATTGCTGTTTTGCGTGCACCATCTGTTGAAGAAGCGATCGAAAAGGGCAAAACTCTAGTGGAAGCGGGTATCCGTTGTCTGGAGTTAACTTTTACGATTCCTGAAGCTGAAAAAGTCATCCGGCATTTTGCTGAACATGAAAACTTAATCGTAGGGGCTGGGACCGTTTTGAATGTAAGGCAAGCTCAGAGCGCCGTTGATGCTGGGGCAGCTTTTATAATAAGCCCAGGATACGTAGAAGAACTCGTAAAATTTTCTAAAGAAAAAGACATCCTGTACATTCCAGGGGTCATGACCCCGACTGAAGTGGTAAGAGCGTATAATCACGGTCTCACTTTATTAAAGCTGTTTCCAAGTAATCTTTTCGGAAGTTCTTATTTGAAGGGACTTCGCGATCCATTCCCAGATGTTGATTTCATTCCGACCGGAGGGATATCGGCGGAGAATGCCAGAGAATGGCTCGATGCCGGCGCATTTGCGATCGGAATCGGCGGAGGGCTGACCAAAGGAACACCAGAAGAGATAAAAAATACAGTATTTCGATTAAAAAAAGCGATAGGGTAG
- the hxlB gene encoding 6-phospho-3-hexuloisomerase, with protein sequence MNDLDKILNEIQGVLKKVDSELVEKVSSLLLTEKRIFVIGEGRSGFMAKSFAMRLMHLGAHVYVVGETITPSLHSGDVVVAVSGSGTTKSVVNTAQKAKEHDCPVIAITTKLESELASYASLVAHIPAATKFRGENESESIQPLGSLFDQCVHVFCDAVCLQVASKQSENNSTAFLRHSNLE encoded by the coding sequence ATGAATGATTTAGACAAGATATTGAACGAGATACAAGGTGTCCTTAAGAAGGTAGACTCTGAATTAGTGGAGAAGGTTTCGAGTCTATTACTCACTGAAAAAAGGATCTTCGTGATCGGAGAGGGCAGGTCAGGATTTATGGCCAAATCCTTTGCGATGCGTCTCATGCATCTTGGCGCACACGTCTATGTCGTGGGTGAAACAATTACTCCTTCTCTGCATTCAGGGGATGTTGTTGTAGCTGTCTCCGGCTCCGGAACGACAAAGAGTGTAGTCAACACGGCCCAAAAAGCGAAGGAGCATGACTGTCCGGTAATCGCCATCACAACAAAGCTAGAATCAGAGCTTGCGAGTTACGCATCCTTGGTGGCGCATATTCCTGCAGCTACAAAATTCAGAGGGGAAAATGAATCAGAGAGCATCCAGCCATTGGGGTCACTTTTTGACCAATGTGTGCATGTATTCTGTGATGCCGTCTGTTTACAAGTTGCATCTAAGCAATCTGAAAATAATAGTACCGCATTTTTACGGCACAGCAATCTAGAATAG
- the hxlA gene encoding 3-hexulose-6-phosphate synthase → MNIQLALDRLSIEEAISITRKAEPYIDWIEVGTSLIKEFGMESVRSIRKAFPDKTIVADMKTFDNATYEFELCFEAGADVATVMGAAPSVSIEACLGVAERHGKQVMIDLLNTSPQQIASLSEYENAILCAHLSKDQQESGKEVRLHIPSFSNKNSKLAVAGGISVDTFSEIAKLNPYVVIIGSAITKTEDPEKAAAAFYEMKGRVEHE, encoded by the coding sequence GTGAACATCCAGCTCGCACTAGATCGGCTTTCGATAGAAGAGGCAATATCCATCACAAGAAAAGCGGAACCGTATATCGATTGGATCGAAGTGGGGACGTCTCTTATTAAGGAGTTTGGGATGGAAAGTGTGCGTTCTATAAGAAAAGCCTTTCCTGACAAGACAATCGTAGCTGACATGAAAACGTTCGACAATGCGACTTATGAATTCGAATTATGCTTTGAGGCAGGAGCAGATGTGGCCACCGTAATGGGAGCTGCACCTTCTGTTTCGATCGAGGCTTGTTTGGGTGTTGCAGAACGCCATGGCAAACAAGTGATGATTGACCTGCTCAACACTTCGCCTCAACAGATAGCGAGTTTAAGTGAATACGAGAATGCGATATTGTGTGCCCACTTAAGCAAAGACCAGCAAGAAAGCGGAAAGGAAGTACGTTTGCATATACCTTCCTTCTCGAATAAAAATAGCAAGCTGGCGGTTGCCGGAGGAATATCTGTGGATACTTTTTCAGAGATTGCTAAGTTGAATCCTTACGTAGTTATTATCGGTTCTGCCATAACCAAAACAGAGGATCCAGAAAAGGCTGCCGCGGCTTTTTATGAGATGAAAGGGAGGGTTGAACATGAATGA
- a CDS encoding MFS transporter: MKTMDSLATRKRWIRLIPIAFITYSLAYLDRANYGFGVAGGMGEDLGITASVSSFLASLFFLGYFFFQIPGAIYAEKKSAKVLVFWSLILWGGLATATGLATDVAWLYPIRFFLGVVESAVMPAMLVFLSGWFLKAERSRANTFLILGNPVTVLWMSILSGYLIRAYEWRWMFIVEGLPAILWAFIWWKLVNDRPKNAKWLTDEEKINLEAEFQKEQTGMKPVKNYREAFKSKKVILLSLQYFFWSIGVYGFVMWLPSILSNASKMDIVATGWLSAAPYVLAVVGMLLVSHYSDKTLNRKSFVWVSLLIGAIAFYGSYAIGNSNFWLSFVLLVIAGGAMYAPYGPFFAIIPEILPRNVAGGAMALINSMGALGSFVGSYFVGYLNGATGGPGASYIFMAGSLVLSVIFTLLVKTAKVETVKRTEAQAL, from the coding sequence ATGAAAACAATGGATTCTTTAGCAACAAGAAAGCGTTGGATTCGATTAATTCCGATTGCTTTTATTACGTATAGTTTGGCGTATCTTGACCGTGCGAACTACGGGTTTGGTGTGGCTGGAGGTATGGGAGAAGACCTTGGGATCACCGCTTCGGTTTCATCATTTTTGGCATCATTGTTCTTTTTAGGTTATTTCTTTTTTCAGATTCCAGGTGCGATTTATGCCGAAAAGAAAAGTGCGAAAGTGTTGGTTTTCTGGTCACTGATTCTGTGGGGCGGGCTTGCGACGGCAACGGGTCTTGCTACAGATGTCGCTTGGCTTTATCCGATTCGTTTCTTTTTAGGGGTTGTAGAAAGCGCTGTCATGCCGGCTATGCTTGTTTTCTTGAGCGGCTGGTTCTTGAAAGCAGAACGTTCTCGGGCAAACACGTTTTTAATTTTAGGAAACCCGGTAACGGTACTTTGGATGTCGATTCTTTCTGGTTATTTAATCAGAGCTTATGAGTGGCGCTGGATGTTTATCGTTGAAGGATTACCAGCAATTTTGTGGGCATTTATCTGGTGGAAGCTCGTAAACGACAGACCGAAAAATGCGAAATGGCTGACAGATGAAGAAAAGATAAATCTTGAAGCCGAGTTTCAAAAAGAGCAAACAGGAATGAAGCCTGTTAAGAATTATCGTGAAGCGTTTAAATCTAAAAAAGTAATTCTTCTTAGTCTGCAATACTTTTTCTGGAGCATTGGTGTTTATGGTTTCGTGATGTGGCTTCCTTCTATCCTTTCGAATGCATCAAAAATGGACATCGTGGCAACAGGATGGCTGTCAGCTGCACCTTACGTTCTTGCTGTTGTGGGGATGCTGTTAGTCTCTCATTATTCTGATAAGACCCTGAATCGTAAAAGCTTTGTCTGGGTTTCTCTATTAATTGGAGCAATTGCGTTTTACGGATCGTATGCGATCGGAAATTCAAACTTCTGGCTTTCTTTCGTTTTATTAGTAATCGCTGGCGGAGCAATGTACGCACCATACGGACCGTTTTTTGCGATTATTCCAGAAATCCTGCCTCGTAACGTAGCGGGTGGAGCGATGGCACTTATCAATAGTATGGGAGCTTTAGGGTCGTTCGTCGGTTCTTATTTTGTAGGATATTTGAACGGTGCAACAGGAGGACCAGGTGCATCTTACATCTTTATGGCCGGATCATTAGTTCTTTCTGTTATCTTTACACTGCTTGTAAAAACAGCAAAGGTTGAAACGGTGAAAAGAACGGAGGCGCAAGCACTGTGA
- a CDS encoding sugar kinase: protein MKNTDIITFGEAMTMFIADQLGELHTVSNFTRNLAGAETNVAIGLSRLNFKVGFLSKVGNDPFGRYIADSLERENIDISAVKTDESRSTGFQLKSKVTSGDPAVHYFRKNSAASTMSIEDFQDIAIQDAKHLHMTGIPPALSEKARTFAHYMIDTMKQNERTVSFDPNLRPNLWNSQQEMVEEINKLAFKADWVLPGIGEGEILTGYTTSEKIADFYLMKGVKLVVVKLGEDGAYVKTSNGMSAQVPGFSVKEVVDTVGAGDGFAVGLITGLLKGESIMDAVKMGNAIGAMQVMSPGDSDGLPDFEQLKSFMAERECLQ, encoded by the coding sequence ATGAAAAATACAGATATCATTACATTCGGCGAAGCGATGACGATGTTTATCGCAGATCAATTAGGGGAGCTGCACACCGTTTCGAATTTCACGAGAAATTTGGCAGGTGCAGAGACAAATGTTGCGATCGGGCTTTCAAGATTGAATTTCAAAGTTGGATTCTTAAGTAAAGTGGGGAACGATCCGTTTGGCCGATATATTGCAGATTCCCTTGAGCGAGAAAACATTGATATTTCAGCGGTTAAAACAGATGAGTCACGTTCTACTGGTTTTCAATTGAAATCAAAAGTGACGTCTGGTGATCCGGCTGTTCATTATTTTAGAAAGAATTCAGCAGCAAGCACGATGTCGATTGAAGATTTTCAAGATATTGCGATTCAAGATGCAAAGCATTTACATATGACTGGGATTCCTCCAGCTCTTTCAGAAAAAGCGAGAACTTTTGCACACTACATGATAGACACGATGAAGCAGAATGAAAGAACGGTTTCTTTTGATCCAAATCTCCGTCCAAATCTATGGAACTCTCAGCAAGAGATGGTAGAGGAAATTAATAAACTGGCTTTTAAAGCGGATTGGGTGCTGCCGGGTATCGGTGAAGGTGAGATTTTAACGGGTTATACAACATCTGAGAAAATAGCAGATTTTTATCTTATGAAGGGGGTGAAACTCGTCGTCGTTAAGCTAGGTGAAGATGGTGCTTATGTAAAAACTTCAAATGGAATGTCTGCTCAAGTACCAGGATTTTCGGTAAAAGAAGTTGTAGATACAGTCGGCGCTGGTGATGGATTCGCAGTGGGTCTGATTACAGGTTTGTTGAAAGGTGAAAGTATTATGGACGCTGTCAAAATGGGTAATGCGATTGGTGCTATGCAAGTGATGTCACCTGGGGACAGTGATGGTCTGCCGGATTTTGAACAACTAAAATCATTTATGGCTGAAAGGGAGTGCTTACAATGA
- a CDS encoding TIM barrel protein translates to MKTVVVTMNSFRIDEVQKYGQGEFINLIAKAGAKGAEIRRELFVDQTLPLKELGDQIKAAQLFSIFSAPVELYNKAGNLDEKSIKLIVLEAVTLGSKIVKFSLGHYTSERSNVHNLKKLLHSLEIEKHNLQVTIENDQTMHGGNLERISQFLKETAKHDVPVKMTFDIGNWLYTGEKVWSAAKRLSPYVIYVHCKHVERFGNELVTLPLPVAESADWRKLIALFADGSPYAIEFPLRGEDLMETTKQYTLLLANT, encoded by the coding sequence ATGAAAACTGTTGTTGTAACCATGAATTCTTTTCGTATAGATGAAGTCCAAAAGTACGGGCAAGGTGAATTTATAAATCTCATCGCAAAGGCCGGTGCTAAAGGAGCTGAAATCAGAAGAGAGCTTTTTGTAGATCAAACGCTTCCTTTAAAAGAACTTGGAGATCAAATAAAAGCTGCTCAATTATTTTCAATCTTTTCAGCACCTGTTGAATTATATAACAAGGCTGGAAATCTAGATGAAAAGTCTATTAAACTGATTGTTTTGGAAGCGGTTACACTCGGATCGAAAATCGTTAAATTTTCATTGGGTCATTACACTTCAGAAAGATCAAATGTACATAATCTAAAAAAGCTTCTTCATTCTTTGGAGATAGAGAAACATAACTTGCAAGTGACGATTGAGAACGATCAAACAATGCATGGCGGAAATCTTGAACGCATTTCCCAGTTTTTAAAAGAGACAGCAAAGCACGATGTACCTGTAAAGATGACGTTTGATATCGGTAACTGGCTGTATACGGGGGAGAAAGTTTGGTCAGCGGCAAAGCGACTTTCACCATATGTGATTTATGTACATTGTAAACATGTTGAGAGGTTTGGAAATGAACTTGTAACTTTACCTTTACCTGTAGCAGAATCTGCTGATTGGAGAAAGCTGATCGCGCTTTTTGCCGATGGCAGTCCGTATGCGATTGAGTTTCCTCTACGAGGCGAAGACTTAATGGAGACGACAAAACAATACACGTTATTATTAGCAAATACCTGA
- a CDS encoding LacI family DNA-binding transcriptional regulator has translation MEKSQSTRITIKDVALQAGVSKTTVSRYLAGNFNEIAPKTKKRIEDTISALNYRPNIMARGLKRNTSNLIGMVVADITNPYTTAIMRGAEDICNQNGYNLLVCNTDNDPLKESDYIHMLQAHRIDGLIINTTGRNNEALKDLANDDIPVVLVDRKAPGLHFDVIGVENHQAVTEAMHHLINQKFERMAFFTESLDGVSSRKERATAFEQVLKQHEHQSSNEIYEVDLADESSLLKQLSVFIQKSNGQSKAIFAVNGVVLLQLVIALQKLKLSIPKDVALIGFDDPEWALAVGSGITTIAQPTYEIGVAAMERILQKVKGDNKTFPQNISFSAKLIVRGSTTNR, from the coding sequence ATGGAAAAATCACAATCAACACGAATTACGATAAAAGACGTAGCTCTGCAAGCCGGGGTTTCGAAAACGACTGTTTCTAGATATTTAGCAGGGAATTTTAATGAAATTGCTCCGAAAACAAAAAAGCGGATTGAGGACACAATTTCTGCTTTAAATTACAGACCGAATATAATGGCACGCGGTCTTAAAAGAAACACCAGCAACTTAATTGGCATGGTTGTGGCGGATATTACGAATCCTTATACGACCGCTATTATGCGTGGAGCAGAAGATATTTGCAATCAAAACGGATACAACTTGCTCGTCTGTAACACAGATAATGATCCGCTAAAAGAGAGCGACTACATCCACATGCTTCAAGCTCATCGTATTGATGGGTTAATCATTAACACGACCGGAAGAAACAATGAAGCATTGAAAGATCTTGCGAATGATGATATCCCTGTTGTGCTCGTTGATAGAAAAGCTCCTGGCTTACATTTTGACGTGATCGGTGTTGAAAATCATCAAGCGGTTACCGAAGCCATGCATCACTTGATCAACCAGAAGTTTGAACGAATGGCATTTTTTACTGAATCATTAGACGGTGTAAGCTCGAGAAAAGAACGAGCAACAGCTTTTGAGCAAGTGCTAAAACAACATGAACACCAAAGCTCGAATGAAATATATGAGGTGGATCTGGCTGATGAAAGCTCTTTGCTAAAACAGCTATCAGTGTTTATTCAGAAATCCAATGGCCAGTCAAAAGCGATTTTCGCAGTAAACGGAGTTGTTCTTCTTCAGCTGGTCATTGCTTTACAGAAGCTGAAGCTATCCATACCAAAAGATGTGGCATTGATCGGATTTGATGATCCAGAGTGGGCACTCGCGGTAGGTTCAGGAATCACAACCATTGCTCAGCCAACTTATGAAATAGGAGTAGCTGCGATGGAAAGAATTTTGCAAAAAGTAAAAGGCGATAATAAGACATTTCCTCAAAACATTTCATTTTCTGCAAAACTTATTGTGAGAGGCTCTACAACAAATCGTTAA
- a CDS encoding NAD(P)H-dependent glycerol-3-phosphate dehydrogenase has translation MKVTVLGCGRWGTFIAWYVNKVGHQVMLWGRENSKNYKGLKENRRNDYLTLPDEIELSDSLENVVTAAETIIISISAQELRSFAKQLSQLKEIEGKTFILCMKGLEAESGKRLTQVFSEEVGKNTNVAVWVGPGHVQDFVNHIPNCMVISSENIEITKKIVQEFNSDLIRFYYGQDLIGNEIGAATKNVMGIAAGMLDGLNYSSLKGSLMARGTREISRLVRAMGGNDLTIYGLSHLGDYEATLFSLHSHNRKFGQMFVQGEDFGKLAEGVSTVKALKELSEQYHVELPICDAIYEILFENKNAKDTLEDLILRPVKFEF, from the coding sequence ATGAAAGTAACTGTATTAGGATGTGGCAGATGGGGAACTTTTATCGCTTGGTATGTGAATAAAGTCGGACACCAGGTCATGTTATGGGGAAGAGAAAACTCAAAAAATTATAAAGGGCTAAAAGAAAATAGAAGGAACGATTACCTTACGTTGCCGGACGAAATCGAACTTAGTGATTCGTTAGAAAACGTTGTAACCGCAGCAGAAACAATCATCATATCAATCAGTGCTCAAGAGCTTCGATCCTTTGCGAAACAACTGAGTCAATTAAAAGAAATAGAGGGTAAAACTTTCATCTTGTGCATGAAAGGGTTAGAAGCGGAAAGCGGTAAACGGCTCACTCAAGTTTTTAGTGAAGAAGTTGGGAAAAACACAAATGTTGCGGTTTGGGTAGGACCAGGGCATGTTCAGGATTTTGTGAATCATATTCCGAACTGTATGGTAATCAGTTCAGAGAATATTGAAATTACGAAAAAGATTGTCCAAGAGTTTAATAGTGATCTAATCCGGTTTTATTATGGACAAGATCTCATTGGGAATGAAATCGGAGCTGCTACAAAAAATGTAATGGGGATAGCAGCCGGCATGCTGGATGGCCTGAATTACAGCAGTTTAAAAGGGTCGTTAATGGCTAGGGGAACGCGTGAGATTTCACGTCTTGTCCGGGCGATGGGCGGTAATGATTTAACGATTTATGGATTAAGCCATTTAGGAGATTATGAGGCAACATTGTTCTCGCTTCACAGCCATAACAGAAAGTTCGGTCAGATGTTCGTTCAAGGGGAAGACTTTGGCAAACTGGCAGAAGGGGTTTCTACGGTTAAGGCATTAAAGGAACTTTCGGAGCAGTACCATGTAGAACTTCCTATTTGTGATGCGATCTATGAGATTCTTTTTGAGAACAAAAATGCAAAAGATACGTTAGAAGATTTAATTTTACGACCAGTGAAGTTTGAATTTTAG
- a CDS encoding GNAT family N-acetyltransferase, with translation MSYIWEGKLVRLRPIQPSDWESFHKDGLDSEISRLNDAVYGPRSKEGTRKWTESESDKGWDGHNFRLAIESIDGELVGSINTDKCDQRNGTFSYGVSIFREHWKKGYASDAIKIILHYFFNELRYQKVNAYVYSFNAGSIRLHNHLGFTKEGCLRNMVFTEGRYYDLFIFGLTKQEFNTKKVE, from the coding sequence ATGAGTTATATTTGGGAAGGTAAGTTAGTTCGATTAAGACCCATTCAACCTTCAGATTGGGAAAGTTTCCATAAAGATGGTTTGGATTCTGAGATATCAAGATTAAATGATGCAGTTTATGGTCCAAGGTCTAAAGAAGGTACTAGAAAATGGACTGAGAGCGAGTCTGACAAAGGCTGGGATGGACATAACTTCAGACTAGCCATTGAAAGTATCGACGGTGAATTAGTTGGCAGTATTAATACAGATAAATGTGATCAACGTAATGGAACCTTTAGTTATGGTGTAAGTATATTTCGTGAACATTGGAAAAAAGGATATGCTAGTGATGCCATAAAAATTATATTGCACTATTTCTTTAATGAGCTTCGCTATCAAAAAGTGAATGCATACGTTTATAGTTTTAATGCTGGCTCTATCCGACTTCATAATCACCTCGGTTTCACTAAAGAAGGGTGTTTACGAAACATGGTTTTTACTGAAGGAAGATATTATGATTTATTCATTTTTGGTTTAACAAAGCAAGAATTTAATACAAAAAAGGTAGAATGA
- a CDS encoding LacI family DNA-binding transcriptional regulator, whose translation MVSIKDIAKKAGVSISTVSYALNGSTKVTKETSERIIAIAKELDYIPSAAARSLKKRETKIIGVYLTDYSGAFYGQLLQGMMETLTQNGYELIVCSGKESHRFLPERMVDGAIILDATYDTEELLSHAERGHKLVVMDRRIDHPNISQVLLDNKAGATLAIDYLAEKGQNKVYVVKGPEESFDALQRLEAVQKAVQRYSHIEYIELDGDFNKPSGEAAAKKIHDEFSDPVSVFCLNDEMAIGVFNYFNSTKLQIGKDIHVVGFDNIETAQYIQPRLATINYSKYKWGALASELLLRLIKDQEIGHERINVSLVEGDSVGNR comes from the coding sequence TTGGTAAGTATAAAAGACATTGCGAAAAAAGCAGGTGTTTCCATTTCCACGGTCTCCTATGCCTTGAACGGGAGTACGAAAGTAACAAAGGAAACATCTGAGAGAATCATAGCGATTGCAAAAGAACTCGATTATATTCCAAGTGCCGCAGCTCGTTCTTTAAAAAAACGCGAGACGAAAATCATCGGTGTGTATTTAACAGATTACAGTGGTGCATTTTACGGACAGCTGCTGCAAGGGATGATGGAAACACTCACACAGAATGGATATGAGCTGATTGTCTGCAGCGGAAAAGAGTCACACCGTTTCTTGCCAGAGCGCATGGTGGACGGGGCTATTATTCTGGATGCAACATACGATACAGAAGAACTTTTGAGCCATGCAGAGCGCGGTCATAAGCTCGTCGTGATGGATAGAAGAATCGATCACCCGAATATTTCGCAAGTATTGTTAGATAACAAAGCTGGAGCAACATTGGCAATCGATTATTTAGCTGAAAAAGGACAAAACAAAGTGTATGTAGTTAAAGGTCCTGAAGAATCGTTCGATGCCCTCCAGCGTCTGGAAGCTGTTCAAAAAGCGGTTCAACGCTATTCTCATATCGAATACATCGAGCTGGATGGGGACTTTAATAAACCATCAGGTGAAGCAGCTGCTAAGAAAATTCATGATGAATTTTCCGATCCTGTCAGCGTATTTTGTTTGAACGATGAAATGGCCATCGGTGTTTTCAACTATTTTAACAGCACGAAACTCCAGATCGGCAAGGATATACATGTGGTCGGATTTGATAACATCGAAACGGCTCAATATATTCAGCCACGTTTGGCAACGATCAACTATTCGAAGTACAAATGGGGTGCACTAGCCTCAGAACTTTTGTTGAGATTAATTAAAGATCAAGAAATTGGTCACGAACGAATTAACGTAAGCCTAGTTGAAGGCGATTCAGTAGGGAATCGATAA